In the Catenulispora sp. EB89 genome, ACAGTCATCCGAACAGCCATCTGACACCGTCATCTGATCAAGGAGATGGACCATGAGCATCGACACGGACGGCCGCAAGGTCGCGGTCATCACCGGCGCCTCGCAGGGCATCGGCGCCGGACTCGTCGAGGGCTACCGCAAGCACGGCTACGCCGTCGTGGCCACCTCGCGCGGCATCGAGCCGTCGCAGGACCCGGACGTGCTGACGGTACGCGGCGACATCGCCGACCCCGCCACCGCCGAGCGGGTCCTCGCCGCCGCCGTCGAGCGGTTCGGGCGGGTCGACACGCTGGTGAACAACGCCGGGGTGTTCGTGGCGAAGCCGTTCACCGACTTCACGCTCGCCGACTACGAGCTCACGACCGGCGTGAACCTCGGCGGCTTCTTCCGCATCACGCAGCTGGCCGTCGAGCGGATGCTGGCCCAGGGCGGCGGCGGCCACGTCGTGCAGATCACCACCAGCCTGGTCGACCACGCCGACTCGGCGGTCACCTCGGTACTGGCCTCGCTGACCAAGGGCGGACTGCAGTCGGCGACCAAGGCGCTGGCCATCGAGTACGCCGGCCGCGGCATCCGCAGCAACGCCGTCGCGCTGGGCATCGTCAACACCCCGATGCACCCGGCCGAGTATCACCCGACCCTCGCCGCGATGCACCCGCTCGGGCGGATGGGCGAGGTCTCCGATGTGGTCGAGGCGGTGCTGTACCTGGAGCGCTCGCCGTTCGTCACCGGCGACGTGCTGCACGTCGACGGCGGACAGAGCGCAGGACGCTGACAACCGGTCCCAGGCGGAGGTTCACCATGCGCGACATGAGCGACATGAGCAAGACTTTCCTGATCACCGGGGTCTCCAGCGGTCTGGGGCGGGCCTTCGCGGTCGCCGCCCTCCAGGCCGGGCACCGGGTGGTCGGCACCGTGCGCGACCCGGGTCAGATCCCTGCTTTCGAAGCACTCTCCCCCGGCCGCGCCACCGGCATGGAGCTGGACGTCACCGACGACGAGCGCGTCCTGGCGGCCGTGCGGACCGTCGAGGACCGGACCGGTCCGATCGACGTGCTGATCAGCAACGCCGGCTACGGGGTCGAGGGCACCGTCGAGGAGTCCTCGATGGCCGACCTGCGCCGCCAGTTCGACGTCAACGTCTACGGCACCGTGGCCGTGGTGAAGGCGGTACTGCCGTTCATGCGCCGCCGGCGCAGCGGCCACATCTTCACCATCTCGTCCATGGCCGGACGCACCGCACTGCCCGGCGTGGCGTTCTACGGCGCGAGCAAGTTCGCCGTCGAGGGCTTCTCCGGCTCGCTGGCGCAGGAGGTCGCAGGCTTCGGCATCCGCGTCACCTGCCTGGCGCTCGGCGGATTCCGCACCGACTGGGCCGGGCGGTCGATGACCCGGGTCCCGCGCACCATCGCCGACTACGACGCCGTCTTCGACCCGATCCGCGCGGCCCGCCAGGCCAAGGACGGCAACCAGATCGGCGATCCGGCGCTGGCCGCGGCGGCCGTGCTGAAGCTCGTCGACGGCGACGACGCCCCGGTCCGCCTGGTCCTGGGCAGCGATGCCCGGCAGCTGGTCGAGCAAGGGCTGAAGCAGGCCGGCGACGAGCTCGACGCGTGGGCGGACCTGACGAGATCGACCGACGCCCCGCTCAGAGACTGACGTCGGCACCGCGACGAGCGCGGGTCGCATCGGCTTTCGGGCCGGTGCGATCCGCGCTCAGACGTTTGACCGCGTCGGACGACTTGGAGCGCGCACCGAGCAGCGCCAGGCAGTTCGCCCACAGAGTGTCCAGATGCTGCGTGTCGTTGTAGAGCTTGGCGAACAGGACCTGGCCCTCCAACTGCGCGACCACCGACCGCGCCGCCTCGCGCGCGTCGGCCACACTCGCCTCACCGCGTTCCCGGGCCTCCGCGACGACCTTCTCCACCATCTCCACCTGCACCTCGAAGATCTCCTGGAGGCGCCGGCGTATCGGCTCGGTCTGATTGCTCAGCTCCAGGGTGAGGTTCCCGAACATACAGCCGGACACCGTCCCGCAGCTCCGCTGTCCCGCACGCAGCCCGGCCTCGGTCTCCACAAACAGCTGCCGCAGGCGATCCAGCGGAGCCGGGGTCAGCGCGGGGGCCGCGTCGCCGCCGAGCACGCGTTCCCAGTCCGCACGCTGAAGGCGCCAGTGCTCGTCGAGAACGGCGAGCGCCAGCGCCTCCTTGGATGCGAAGAAGTAGTAGAAGCTGCCCTTGGGCACGTCCGCGGCCTTGCAGATCTCCGCGACACCCAGCGCCGAGTACCCGTTCAGCTCGATCAGGGTCTGCGCGGCGTTGAGGATCTTCTCTTTGGCATCGCTGGTCCTACCCACATGACCAGTTTACGACCGGTCGTCTATCAGCTCCCCGGCGGCGGCGAGACATACGGGAAGTGGTCGAGCAGCGGCCCCGCCTCGAGCCCGGACGAGAAGTCCTGGTTCACCACCATCTTGATGATGTTCGACGCGATGTCCTCGGCCACGCCCTTGCCGTTCTTCGTGCCGTGCCACCGGTTCCAGCAGGCGAACGTCCCCGGCACGAAGGTGATGACGTTCGGGAGCAGCGCGTCCGCCGCCCACGCGCCGTAGGCCCGCGCGGTCGGGAAGGCGTGCGGGCCCTTGTCATACGTGTCGCCGGCTTCGACGACCGCTGCGATGTTGTCGCGCACCTGGCCCCAGATCCCGGAGGCAGGATCGGTCGCGGGGTTGTCCGGTCGGCCCAGTAGGTCGATCGCCGGAACGGTGGAGTTGTAGTCCTTGACCTGGGCCGAGCCGCTGGCGAAGTCGAAGAACGTGGTCATGTTGGGTGCCGCGGCGCGCTGGAGCTGAACCCACGTGTCGTGCCCCTGGTCGAAGTACGCGGTCGTGGCCCAGAAGTTCAGCGGGCCCAGACCCGTGACCTCGACCGGCACTTCGAGGACGAACGAGCGCACGCTGGTGTTCGCGAAGTCGTCGTGGGCCGGCCGCAGCGCGTCGAAGTCGGGGAAGGTGCCGGCGGCCAGGGCCTTGGTCGTGGCGACCGGGAAGGGGATGAAGTTGTGGAACGGGTCGCGGCGCTGCCCGGCGAAGAGCTTGATGCCGTGGTGGCACTCCACGACCTCCCCGACCGGGCAGTCCGGCGGCGTGATGATCCGGCCGGTAGCGGTGCGGTCGGTGGCGGCGGCACCGGTGAGCTGCTCGACCCGGACGTGCTGCGTGCCGTCGGATCCGATCGGGAACGTGGCGCGCCAGGTGATGTCCTCGACGAGGTCGCCGTCGGTGTCGACCTTGAGCTCGTACATCGCCGCGGGGTTCCAGGGCGCGCCGTGGAGCGGCGAGGTGTTCACGCCGAAGACCGTGCGCGGGCCGAGCAGGCCCGCCGCGCCCGCGAAGCAGAACGCGTCGGTGATGTCCTCGGTCTCGTCCTGGGGGTAGTCGAAGTGGTGCGACATCGCTGCTCCTAGCGGGTGTACGGATTGCGGGAGAACGGCTGCAACGCGAGCGTGTAGAACCGGTCGCGGTAGGGGGCCTCGTCGGTGCCGCCGAACTCGGCGTACATCCACAGCACCGGCAGTTTGCGGGCGTCCCATGCGACGTGGTCGGCACGGCCGTCGGCGTGCAGGACGTCGTACCAGCCGTGCGTGAAGCCGGACAGCACGGCGACCCGGCCGGCCGCACCCCGGCCGGGGATGACGGAGGCGTCGACCGTCGTGCCGTCGGCCGCGATGACGTGCGGCCATGTGGAATCGGTGCTCGCAAGGTGCGGACGCCGGTAGTGGTCCAGCACCGGCACGGCCCTGACACCCTCGGGCAGCACCAGACGGGTTCCGGGCGCGAGCAGCGGGGCGTGGTAGCGCCGCTCCCTGCCGGAAACCAGGCCATCGGTGGCGGCGGGACCGGCGGCAGGGCCGATGGCAGGATCGATGGCGGGATCGATGGCGGGATCGGCAGCGGCGGTCAAGCCGCCACCCGGCCCCGCCGAAACGGCGGCCTCAGCGGAGCCGCCCTTCCCGACGCCGTACACGACGGGAAGGGCGGCGATCCCACCGAGAACGCCTCTCCGGCCGATCAGTCCGGCGCCTTTCGCGCGCACCGGCTGCGGGCGTTCTCGGGGGTCTTTCGCGTGGGGGGAAATCAGCGACATGGGCCAAATCTAAGATCCGTCCCGCGTTCGCATCAGCGGCAAATGCGACATCTTCGATGGGCATTCCGACTCGGCGCGGGTGCCGGATCGGCGGTGCCCGCGGGCTGGACCCCCCTCACGCCGTAATGGTCACCGAATTGGCGTTCGACACGTTGGTGATGTGCGCGGCAGCCAGCGTCGTGGCCGGGCTGGAGCTGCCGGACGGGACGATGTTCTGCAGCGTCACGTTGCTGATGGTGCCGCCGGGCAGGCCGGTGATGCGGCTGGCGGTCTTGTCGGCCGCGCGCAGCTTCACGTTGGTGACGTTCACGTTCTGCGTGGGGCCGACGCCCGAGGACTCCGTCATGAAGGCGAGCCAGCACTGGTTGCCGGCGTTGTTGAAGTCCAGGCGCTCGACGTCGATGTCGCTGAAGGTGATGCCGCTGGCCGACACGGTCCCGTACTTGTGGTCGATGCCGACGGCGACCGCCGCGTCGTAGACGACGACCTGCTCGAAGGTGATGTTGGACTGCGGCTGGTCGACGCCCTGGCCGACCTTCACCGCGTAGCAGTACGTCCAGCACACCAGGTCGGTGAAGGTCACGCTGTCGAGCGGCTGCGGCTGGCCCGGCACCAGGCTCGTGATGTCGGTGTCCGAGGCCCAGGTCTTGGTGCTGAAGTTGTCGTCGAGGCCGATCCCGATCGCGTGCGTGACGCTGACGCCGCTGGACTCGTTCACGTCGACGCCGTCGTTCTCGCCCATGTCGAACCGGTTGAAGAGCTTGATGTTGGTGAACGTCACGTTCGAGGACCGGACCGGGATGACGCTCCAGCTGCTGGACTCCCGGAACGTGACGCCGTCGCAGGAGAAGCCGTCCACCCACACCGGCGCGAGCAGGTTCACCCCGAGGTTGCTGGGGCCCAACGACGCCATCCCGTTTCCGTCGATGATGCCGCGGCCGTAGAGGCTGATGTTGGAGGAGTAGAAGTCGGTGCTCACCAGCCAGGTCAGGTCCCGGTTCTGCGAGCTCTTGTGCCCGTTCACGGTGTAGTAGGCGGCGTCGCCGGTGTACCGCAGCACCGCACCGGGTTCCAGGTACAGCGCCGTGTTGCTCAGCAGCACCACGTTGCCGACGTTGTAGACGCCTTGCGGCACGTAGACAGTGCCCTGACCCCCGGTGCCGGAGCCCCAGGACGAGGCGTCGGCGATGGCGCTGCTGAACGCCTGCGTCGAGTAGCCGCCGGTCCCGGGCTGCGCGTTGTACGGCGAGGCCGTGACGTTGAAGATCCCGTCGCCGCCGCTCGGCGGCTGGTTCGTCTCCTGCGGGTCGAAGGCCAGGACCAGCTGGGGCCGGCCGTCCACCTTGACGATGTAGTAGCCGTCGCCGGGGAGGGTGAAGTTCAGGGTGGAGCCGCTCACGCTCGCGGAGATGCCGAGCTTCTGGGGGCTGATGCTCCACGACCCGATGTTCGTGTTGTTGATCTTCGTGACGGCGACCTGCGCGCTGCCCGGGCCCATCGCCAGCTGCGCGATGTCGTAGCCGGTAAACTTCTGGACCGGGACCGGGGTGCCGTTGACGGTGATCCGGTAGTCGGTGGACGCGGGGTAGATCGACGGCACCGGATACACCTGCAGGGCGGCTGCGGCCAGGGGCACGGCAGCACCCTGCGGCAAGGCGCTGTCGCGGGGCGCGGCGTTCGCGGCCGTCGACGAGCCCGGACCGAAGCCGTACAACACACCGCCGGCACCGATCACTCCGGCGGCACCCAGGAAGGCGCGCCGGCTCACGTCGGGCTTGGGGGATTCAGCACGCGGTTCTGGACGCGGCTCTTTGCGCGGTTCCATGTGGGATTCCAATCCTTCGGGCAACTCCTGGCCACGCCGCTCCCACGAGGACTCACTGTGACGAGCAGCGAAGTCCGTGTCAAGACCTGCTGAACACGGATCAACGCGAGGGCAAAGGAATCAAACAGAGATCACCAGTGATCGAACACATCCGACCACCGAGTCTGCATCCCGATGAACTGCCCTGATGCCGTTTTCGTGTTGCGCCGGTGTGTCCGGCCACTGTGAAACGAGCACCCGCCGGTGTTTTCCTGACCACTGGATCAGTAATCAACCAACGGCTGACCGCTGCTTACCTGCGCACAGACCCCTTGACAGACCCACTGGTCTAGTCCAGCTTGATGAACTACGCCGCATTCGACGACCCGCCGGCCCACACCGCTCCCACCGCGGCGGACCCGCCCCACCT is a window encoding:
- a CDS encoding SDR family NAD(P)-dependent oxidoreductase, whose protein sequence is MSIDTDGRKVAVITGASQGIGAGLVEGYRKHGYAVVATSRGIEPSQDPDVLTVRGDIADPATAERVLAAAVERFGRVDTLVNNAGVFVAKPFTDFTLADYELTTGVNLGGFFRITQLAVERMLAQGGGGHVVQITTSLVDHADSAVTSVLASLTKGGLQSATKALAIEYAGRGIRSNAVALGIVNTPMHPAEYHPTLAAMHPLGRMGEVSDVVEAVLYLERSPFVTGDVLHVDGGQSAGR
- a CDS encoding oxidoreductase yields the protein MSKTFLITGVSSGLGRAFAVAALQAGHRVVGTVRDPGQIPAFEALSPGRATGMELDVTDDERVLAAVRTVEDRTGPIDVLISNAGYGVEGTVEESSMADLRRQFDVNVYGTVAVVKAVLPFMRRRRSGHIFTISSMAGRTALPGVAFYGASKFAVEGFSGSLAQEVAGFGIRVTCLALGGFRTDWAGRSMTRVPRTIADYDAVFDPIRAARQAKDGNQIGDPALAAAAVLKLVDGDDAPVRLVLGSDARQLVEQGLKQAGDELDAWADLTRSTDAPLRD
- a CDS encoding TetR/AcrR family transcriptional regulator, which gives rise to MGRTSDAKEKILNAAQTLIELNGYSALGVAEICKAADVPKGSFYYFFASKEALALAVLDEHWRLQRADWERVLGGDAAPALTPAPLDRLRQLFVETEAGLRAGQRSCGTVSGCMFGNLTLELSNQTEPIRRRLQEIFEVQVEMVEKVVAEARERGEASVADAREAARSVVAQLEGQVLFAKLYNDTQHLDTLWANCLALLGARSKSSDAVKRLSADRTGPKADATRARRGADVSL
- a CDS encoding glycosyl hydrolase family 28 protein; amino-acid sequence: MEPRKEPRPEPRAESPKPDVSRRAFLGAAGVIGAGGVLYGFGPGSSTAANAAPRDSALPQGAAVPLAAAALQVYPVPSIYPASTDYRITVNGTPVPVQKFTGYDIAQLAMGPGSAQVAVTKINNTNIGSWSISPQKLGISASVSGSTLNFTLPGDGYYIVKVDGRPQLVLAFDPQETNQPPSGGDGIFNVTASPYNAQPGTGGYSTQAFSSAIADASSWGSGTGGQGTVYVPQGVYNVGNVVLLSNTALYLEPGAVLRYTGDAAYYTVNGHKSSQNRDLTWLVSTDFYSSNISLYGRGIIDGNGMASLGPSNLGVNLLAPVWVDGFSCDGVTFRESSSWSVIPVRSSNVTFTNIKLFNRFDMGENDGVDVNESSGVSVTHAIGIGLDDNFSTKTWASDTDITSLVPGQPQPLDSVTFTDLVCWTYCYAVKVGQGVDQPQSNITFEQVVVYDAAVAVGIDHKYGTVSASGITFSDIDVERLDFNNAGNQCWLAFMTESSGVGPTQNVNVTNVKLRAADKTASRITGLPGGTISNVTLQNIVPSGSSSPATTLAAAHITNVSNANSVTITA